A stretch of the Malus sylvestris chromosome 10, drMalSylv7.2, whole genome shotgun sequence genome encodes the following:
- the LOC126586857 gene encoding membrane protein of ER body-like protein, with the protein MEAMNKWEEETEEAAAAGMALRRKLPRQHSNTANLTTTVSNGDFIFSSSESSLASTEADEAEEVKETPRNGASISLKNGGTESPYEISGFNGRHVDFSFRKNPGDEIPDVKLTFDKSAVGVTNCEDGGDIKTEEEFNGFGTLSSKKSVEQKGEELNGFASINSGTNENRRVKLREISEQEASELYLERVYQKPAAHDFYCPNCNSCITKVIIRGREPENTLPPAAPPPPPVDPIRCTSCFSFLIPAGSWFFPKLVPKDEDDHTEQETNTGNNVEVGELVPIPSHDSAGTPQDQNIQTAPVSKGPAAKDPVGATVPAIVEPSKDNIQSSVGVEVPVPSYSLNETQYDKSPTMPAQPTGVSDAASMDKPPVTGESVEASVGIAATTKPSKNNFESSVEVDESVTSEEWNGTVHNKKPSVPVLPIGVGVLVTTKPPPSEIDVVAIPRDPAQIQGNDAGPTTSELPESRIVVISPEPPTIPETGETGDTKTLEIIKSIVYGGLTEAITSLGIVTSAASADTATLNILALALANLLGGLFIVGHNLWELKDDHSKVPSGQTDEQVERYQKVLGKRENFPLHASVAVLSFIVFGLIPPVVYGFSFRQSNNRDLKVAAVAVASFLCIIVLAIGKAYIQRPPKYIKTLLYYITIAIAVGGVSYLAGDLIDKLVEKLGWFSSTVSSSLPLPQMSIAKPALESY; encoded by the exons ATGGAGGCAATGAACAAGTGGGAGGAGGAGACAGAGGAAGCAGCAGCTGCAGGGATGGCTCTGAGAAGAAAGCTGCCGCGCCAGCACAGCAACACAGCAAATCTCACCACCACTGTCTCCAACGGTGACTTTATCTTTTCTTCCTCTGAGAGTTCATTAGCTTCTACTGAAGCTGACGAGGCTGAGGAAGTTAAGGAAACCCCAAGAAATGGAGCTTCCATCTCTCTTAAAAATGGAG GTACTGAATCCCCATATGAGATCTCTGGTTTCAACGGCAGACATGTTGATTTTTCTTTCAGGAAAAACCCTGGAGATGAAATACCGGATGTCAAGCTAACCTTTGATAAGAGTGCTGTTGGTGTTACTAATTGCGAAGATGGTGGTGATATAAAGACTGAAGAAGAGTTCAATGGTTTTGGTACTTTATCCTCCAAGAAGTCAGTTGAGCAGAAGGGTGAAGAGTTGAATGGTTTTGCTTCTATCAACAGTGGGACGAACGAAAATAGGAGAGTTAAGCTAAGAGAAATCAGTGAACAAGAAGCGTCTGAATTGTATCTTGAAAGGGTTTATCAGAAGCCGGCCGCGCATGATTTCTATTGTCCTAATTGCAATTCTTGCATCACAAAGGTTATCATTCGTGGTAGAGAGCCGGAAAATACACTACCTCCAGCTGCACCACCTCCTCCGCCAGTTGATCCAATTCGATGCACTTCGTGCTTCAGTTTCCTCATTCCTGCAG GCAGCTGGTTCTTTCCTAAATTGGTACCTAAAGATGAGGACGATCATACAGAACAAG AAACCAATACTGGAAACAATGTTGAAGTTGGAGAGTTGGTTCCAATTCCATCACATGACTCGGCTGGAACACCACAAGATCAAAATATACAAACTGCACCAGTAAGTAAAGGTCCAGCGGCTAAAGATCCTGTTGGAGCTACTGTACCTGCAATAGTTGAACCCTCAAAAGATAATATTCAGAGCAGTGTTGGAGTCGAAGTTCCAGTTCCATCATACAGCTTGAATGAAACGCAATATGATAAAAGTCCCACGATGCCTGCTCAGCCAACTGGAGTTAGTGATGCTGCCTCGATGGATAAACCTCCAGTAACTGGTGAGTCTGTTGAAGCTAGTGTTGGAATTGCTGCAACAACTAAACCCTCCAAAAATAATTTTGAGAGCAGTGTCGAAGTTGACGAATCAGTTACTTCAGAAGAGTGGAATGGAACAGTACATAATAAAAAACCTTCAGTTCCTGTTCTGCCAATTGGAGTTGGTGTACTTGTGACCACCAAGCCCCCACCATCTGAAATAGATGTTGTAGCCATTCCGCGAGACCCCGCACAAATTCAAGGAAATGATGCAG GGCCAACTACATCTGAGCTTCCTGAGAGTAGGATAGTCGTTATTAGTCCAGAACCACCAACGATACCTGAAACAGGGGAAACAGGTGATACCAAAACGTTAGAAATCATCAAAAGCATTGTATACGGCGGTTTAACTGAAGCAATTACAAGCTTAGGCATCGTGACATCTGCAGCCAGTGCTGATACTGCAACAC TGAACATTCTAGCTTTGGCATTGGCAAACTTACTTGGCGGACTTTTCATCGTTGGTCATAAT CTGTGGGAACTGAAAGATGATCATTCAAAAGTCCCCTCCGGTCAGACAGATGAGCAAGTGGAGAGATACCAAAAAGTACTAGGGAAAAGAGAGAATTTCCCTCTTCATGCCTCTGTTGCTGTATTATCATTCATCGTTTTCGGGTTAATACCTCCTGTGGTTTATGGCTTCTCATTCCGCCAGAGCAACAACAGGGACCTAAAGGTTGCAGCAGTTGCAGTAGCTTCTTTTCTATGCATCATAGTTCTCGCAATTGGAAAGGCTTACATCCAGAGGCCACCAAAGTACATCAAAACTTTACTCTACTATATTACCATCGCGATTGCGGTGGGAGGTGTTTCTTACTTAGCAGGTGACCTGATTGACAAACTCGTAGAGAAGCTTGGCTGGTTCTCCTCAACTGTATCCAGCTCTCTGCCGCTTCCTCAGATGAGCATAGCGAAGCCTGCACTGGAATCCTATTGA